A region of Maniola jurtina chromosome 18, ilManJurt1.1, whole genome shotgun sequence DNA encodes the following proteins:
- the LOC123874596 gene encoding nucleolar protein 6 isoform X2, whose protein sequence is MVKRELKNSVSEDEGDSNIINDNGKRLAEPGNKDTLKRIKTKSLYRQPTANELNRLQETENLFNSNLFRLQVEEVLQEVKVKEKTVKRFQEWYNNFKTYLLSIPEDDTEYDLTEKAFEKHLKVKLPVTKDMRKSKVMFRFHKYTDVEIVGSYTLGCSIDSKLIVDLQITVPAETYTKNDSINYKYHLKRAAYLAYLTSYLTKLDSIEEMKYTYLNNCATKPVIHLKPDGKLGNHLSVHLNVVCDAEAYKLHRFSPTRNNLRESWLLSSDQQEEIGPPTPFYNSSILTDLTAAENQAFLNETFMNKENLKQAIVLLKIWVRQRSLQVSGHVISMLVAYLVQVKRINNIMSSYQIIRNVWIYLKSSEWDQKGISLHKGQHTPPIEEFHTHFPIVFLDKSGYYNTCWQMCRGTYDALRRESGLAVDMLDNGKINSFIPLLMTPVTVLMQFDHILRFKNLPKLKESILQRAPKSTRVNYGLDQLALVTDTLHNLLRKGLGERVNLILQIVEADFSWDVTRTVEKARKNGYVENLLFGFILNPENAMNLVDKGPPANLPEAEEFRVFWGNKSELRRFQDGSITEACVWDAATPADRRAISRQIVDYLLQLKYDIPSSELYHVCGQLDSLTARKSAGCRQMEETALSVLQAFDELRRDLRALTQLPLDISAVYGISPVFSYCDPFPALGFNPDRNPRRRANASLIKEAPNARLPEYTPANKAILELSYSGKWPGDIEAFRCLKAAFHLQIADRLHKQYSLPTHAYDNHVDVLKNGLVFRLQIAHPKEITLLRREVDRGVVRFTESEESVKLVCETVLLPRLRGALHGLHQKHPAFGPTVCLFTRWLSCYLLSDHWPPCVSELLVSAVFTLHAPLLPPTCPTVGFYRVLKLLVSTDWSSQMIVLDFNDDMSREEITELERKFNTRETQTPYMYIVTAYDGDLPSVWSRGSPAKPVVVRTQLIAKSTLTYVEKALLVDMEESILPAFIPSLSGYDVLIYLERNLVPYSSERLDVAPRSLPVATLAEDVIPVVEFHPVDRYLEELKSAYGDFAVFFHDRYGGDVIAVLWKPDIQELRDLQISNANALKPVSVNGETKYKVNTEAIVEDFRILGAGLVRELVVNTK, encoded by the exons ATGGTTAAACGT GAATTAAAAAACTCGGTTTCGGAGGACGAAGGTGattcaaatataattaatgataaTGGCAAGAGACTCGCCGAGCCTGGAAACAAAGACACTCTTAAACGTATTAAAACAAAAAGCTTATATCGCCAGCCCACAGCAAACGAACTTAACCGACTACAAGAAACGGAAAACTTGTTTAATTCCAACCTCTTCCGACTCCAAGTCGAAGAAGTACTCCAGGAGGTAAAAGTTAAAGAGAAAACAGTGAAGAGGTTCCAAGAATggtataataatttcaaaacttACCTCTTATCTATACCAGAAGATGACACCGAGTATGATTTAACAGAAAAAGCTTTCGAAAAACACTTAAAAGTTAAACTACCTGTCACCAAAGATATGAGAAAGTCAAAAGTAATGTTTCGCTTCCACAAATATACAGATGTTGAAATCGTTGGTTCTTACACATTAGGATGTTCAATTGATTCAAAATTGATTGTTGATTTGCAAATCACAGTGCCCGCTGAAACATATACAAAGAATGACTCGATAAACTACAAATATCATCTTAAAAGAGCAGCGTATCTTGCTTATTTAACCTCCTACTTAACTAAACTGGATTCTATAGAAGAAATGAAATACACATACCTAAATAATTGTGCCACCAAGCCAGTTATTCATTTGAAACCAGATGGGAAGCTTGGTAATCATTTGTCAGTACATTTAAACGTAGTATGTGATGCTGAAGCATATAAGCTCCACAGATTTAGTCCTACTCGGAACAACTTAAGAGAATCTTGGCTACTTTCATCGGACCAGCAAGAAg AAATTGGACCACCCACACCCTTTTACAACAGCAGTATACTAACAGATCTAACAGCTGCAGAAAATCAGGCATTTCTAAATGAAACATTCATGAATAAGGAGAATTTAAAGCAAGCGATAGTTCTGTTAAAGATTTGGGTGCGACAGCGCAGTTTGCAGGTATCAGGTCATGTTATAAGCATGCTGGTTGCATATCTCGTGCAAGTGAAAAGGATCAACAATATTATGAGCAGCTATCAAATTATAAGGAATGTCTGGATCTATTTAA AATCATCAGAATGGGACCAAAAAGGTATATCCCTACATAAAGGTCAACACACACCGCCCATTGAGGAATTCCACACACATTTCCCCATAGTATTCCTGGACAAGAGTGGCTATTACAATACATGCTGGCAAATGTGCAGGGGCACATATGACGCGTTGCGAAGGGAGAGTGGGCTAGCTGTGGATATGCTGGACAACGGCAAGATCAACAGCTTCATACCTCTGCTCATGACGCCTGTCACGGTTTTGATGCAGTTCGACCATATATTGAG GTTCAAAAATCTTCCCAAGCTAAAAGAGTCAATCTTACAAAGAGCTCCAAAGTCAACCAGAGTCAATTACGGACTGGATCAACTAGCGCTGGTCACGGACACCCTACACAACTTGCTAAGGAAAGGCCTTGGGGAAAGGGTCAACTTAATACTACAAATTGTTGAAGCTGACTTCTCTTGGGATGTTACTAGAACTGTGGAGAAGGCTAGGAAAAATGg ttatGTGGAAAACTTGTTGTTTGGCTTCATTCTGAATCCTGAAAACGCAATGAACCTCGTGGACAAGGGACCGCCGGCCAATCTACCTGAGGCCGAAGAATTCAG AGTGTTCTGGGGCAACAAGTCGGAGCTGCGTCGGTTTCAAGACGGCTCCATCACCGAAGCGTGTGTGTGGGACGCCGCCACTCCCGCCGACAGACGAGCCATAAGCCGACAGATTGTAGACTACCTTCTACAACTTAAGTATG ATATCCCATCATCGGAGCTGTACCACGTGTGCGGTCAGCTGGACTCGCTGACGGCGCGCAAGTCGGCAGGCTGTCGGCAAATGGAGGAGACGGCGCTGTCAGTGTTGCAGGCTTTCGACGAGTTGAGGAGAGACTTGCGCGCTCTGACTCAGCTGCCGCTGGACATTAGCGCTGTTTATG GTATATCCCCAGTGTTCAGCTATTGCGATCCCTTCCCAGCACTGGGCTTCAATCCGGACCGCAACCCGCGACGTCGCGCGAACGCGTCGCTTATAAAGGAAGCGCCCAACGCGCGACTACCCGAATACACGCCCGCTAACAAAGCTATTTTGGAACTGA GTTACAGCGGCAAATGGCCAGGCGATATCGAAGCGTTTCGCTGTCTCAAAGCAGCGTTCCACCTCCAAATAGCTGACCGACTGCACAAGCAGTACTCCCTCCCCACACACGCCTACGACAATCACGTGGACGTGCTCAAAAACGGCTTAGTCTTCCGCCTTCAAATCGCGCACCCTAAGGAGATCACACTCTTGCGGAGAGAGGTGGACAGAGGGGTGGTGAGGTTTACGGAAAGCGAGGAGAGTGTGAAGTTGGTGTGTGAGACTGTGTTGCTGCCGAGACTTAGGGGCGCGTTGCATGG TTTGCATCAAAAGCACCCCGCATTTGGTCCGACCGTCTGTTTATTCACGCGCTGGTTGTCCTGCTACCTACTGAGTGACCACTGGCCACCGTGTGTGTCGGAGTTGCTAGTCAGTGCGGTGTTCACTCTCCACGCGCCGCTGCTGCCGCCCACGTGCCCAACAGTGGGCTTCTATCGAGTGCTGAAGCTCCTGGTGTCCACGGACTGGAGCAGTCAGATGATCGTGCTAGACTTCAATGATGACATGTCAC GTGAAGAAATAACAGAGTTGGAGCGCAAATTCAACACGCGTGAGACTCAGACCCCCTACATGTATATCGTGACGGCATACGACGGGGACCTCCCATCCGTGTGGAGCAGGGGTTCGCCCGCCAAGCCGGTGGTGGTGCGCACGCAGCTCATCGCTAAATCCACGCTAACTTATGTGGAAAAGGCTTTGCTGGTTGATATGGAGGAAAGCATTTTG CCGGCCTTCATCCCGTCCCTATCAGGATATGACGTACTGATCTACCTCGAGAGAAACCTAGTGCCTTACTCCAGCGAGAGGCTGGACGTGGCGCCTCGATCACTGCCTGTGGCCACCTTGGCCGAAGACGTCATACCCGTAGTCGAGTTCCATCCGGTTGACAGATACTTGGAGGAATTGAAG AGCGCGTACGGCGACTTCGCAGTATTTTTCCACGACCGTTATGGAGGCGACGTCATCGCGGTGCTATGGAAACCGGATATCCAGGAACTTAGAGATTTACAG ATTTCAAACGCCAATGCACTAAAACCAGTATCGGTAAATGGTGAGACGAAATACAAAGTAAACACGGAAGCGATTGTGGAAGACTTCCGGATATTGGGGGCGGGGCTTGTGCGGGAACTTGTTGTTAATACTAAGTGA
- the LOC123874596 gene encoding nucleolar protein 6 isoform X1: MVKRELKNSVSEDEGDSNIINDNGKRLAEPGNKDTLKRIKTKSLYRQPTANELNRLQETENLFNSNLFRLQVEEVLQEVKVKEKTVKRFQEWYNNFKTYLLSIPEDDTEYDLTEKAFEKHLKVKLPVTKDMRKSKVMFRFHKYTDVEIVGSYTLGCSIDSKLIVDLQITVPAETYTKNDSINYKYHLKRAAYLAYLTSYLTKLDSIEEMKYTYLNNCATKPVIHLKPDGKLGNHLSVHLNVVCDAEAYKLHRFSPTRNNLRESWLLSSDQQEGTEIGPPTPFYNSSILTDLTAAENQAFLNETFMNKENLKQAIVLLKIWVRQRSLQVSGHVISMLVAYLVQVKRINNIMSSYQIIRNVWIYLKSSEWDQKGISLHKGQHTPPIEEFHTHFPIVFLDKSGYYNTCWQMCRGTYDALRRESGLAVDMLDNGKINSFIPLLMTPVTVLMQFDHILRFKNLPKLKESILQRAPKSTRVNYGLDQLALVTDTLHNLLRKGLGERVNLILQIVEADFSWDVTRTVEKARKNGYVENLLFGFILNPENAMNLVDKGPPANLPEAEEFRVFWGNKSELRRFQDGSITEACVWDAATPADRRAISRQIVDYLLQLKYDIPSSELYHVCGQLDSLTARKSAGCRQMEETALSVLQAFDELRRDLRALTQLPLDISAVYGISPVFSYCDPFPALGFNPDRNPRRRANASLIKEAPNARLPEYTPANKAILELSYSGKWPGDIEAFRCLKAAFHLQIADRLHKQYSLPTHAYDNHVDVLKNGLVFRLQIAHPKEITLLRREVDRGVVRFTESEESVKLVCETVLLPRLRGALHGLHQKHPAFGPTVCLFTRWLSCYLLSDHWPPCVSELLVSAVFTLHAPLLPPTCPTVGFYRVLKLLVSTDWSSQMIVLDFNDDMSREEITELERKFNTRETQTPYMYIVTAYDGDLPSVWSRGSPAKPVVVRTQLIAKSTLTYVEKALLVDMEESILPAFIPSLSGYDVLIYLERNLVPYSSERLDVAPRSLPVATLAEDVIPVVEFHPVDRYLEELKSAYGDFAVFFHDRYGGDVIAVLWKPDIQELRDLQISNANALKPVSVNGETKYKVNTEAIVEDFRILGAGLVRELVVNTK; this comes from the exons ATGGTTAAACGT GAATTAAAAAACTCGGTTTCGGAGGACGAAGGTGattcaaatataattaatgataaTGGCAAGAGACTCGCCGAGCCTGGAAACAAAGACACTCTTAAACGTATTAAAACAAAAAGCTTATATCGCCAGCCCACAGCAAACGAACTTAACCGACTACAAGAAACGGAAAACTTGTTTAATTCCAACCTCTTCCGACTCCAAGTCGAAGAAGTACTCCAGGAGGTAAAAGTTAAAGAGAAAACAGTGAAGAGGTTCCAAGAATggtataataatttcaaaacttACCTCTTATCTATACCAGAAGATGACACCGAGTATGATTTAACAGAAAAAGCTTTCGAAAAACACTTAAAAGTTAAACTACCTGTCACCAAAGATATGAGAAAGTCAAAAGTAATGTTTCGCTTCCACAAATATACAGATGTTGAAATCGTTGGTTCTTACACATTAGGATGTTCAATTGATTCAAAATTGATTGTTGATTTGCAAATCACAGTGCCCGCTGAAACATATACAAAGAATGACTCGATAAACTACAAATATCATCTTAAAAGAGCAGCGTATCTTGCTTATTTAACCTCCTACTTAACTAAACTGGATTCTATAGAAGAAATGAAATACACATACCTAAATAATTGTGCCACCAAGCCAGTTATTCATTTGAAACCAGATGGGAAGCTTGGTAATCATTTGTCAGTACATTTAAACGTAGTATGTGATGCTGAAGCATATAAGCTCCACAGATTTAGTCCTACTCGGAACAACTTAAGAGAATCTTGGCTACTTTCATCGGACCAGCAAGAAg gtACAGAAATTGGACCACCCACACCCTTTTACAACAGCAGTATACTAACAGATCTAACAGCTGCAGAAAATCAGGCATTTCTAAATGAAACATTCATGAATAAGGAGAATTTAAAGCAAGCGATAGTTCTGTTAAAGATTTGGGTGCGACAGCGCAGTTTGCAGGTATCAGGTCATGTTATAAGCATGCTGGTTGCATATCTCGTGCAAGTGAAAAGGATCAACAATATTATGAGCAGCTATCAAATTATAAGGAATGTCTGGATCTATTTAA AATCATCAGAATGGGACCAAAAAGGTATATCCCTACATAAAGGTCAACACACACCGCCCATTGAGGAATTCCACACACATTTCCCCATAGTATTCCTGGACAAGAGTGGCTATTACAATACATGCTGGCAAATGTGCAGGGGCACATATGACGCGTTGCGAAGGGAGAGTGGGCTAGCTGTGGATATGCTGGACAACGGCAAGATCAACAGCTTCATACCTCTGCTCATGACGCCTGTCACGGTTTTGATGCAGTTCGACCATATATTGAG GTTCAAAAATCTTCCCAAGCTAAAAGAGTCAATCTTACAAAGAGCTCCAAAGTCAACCAGAGTCAATTACGGACTGGATCAACTAGCGCTGGTCACGGACACCCTACACAACTTGCTAAGGAAAGGCCTTGGGGAAAGGGTCAACTTAATACTACAAATTGTTGAAGCTGACTTCTCTTGGGATGTTACTAGAACTGTGGAGAAGGCTAGGAAAAATGg ttatGTGGAAAACTTGTTGTTTGGCTTCATTCTGAATCCTGAAAACGCAATGAACCTCGTGGACAAGGGACCGCCGGCCAATCTACCTGAGGCCGAAGAATTCAG AGTGTTCTGGGGCAACAAGTCGGAGCTGCGTCGGTTTCAAGACGGCTCCATCACCGAAGCGTGTGTGTGGGACGCCGCCACTCCCGCCGACAGACGAGCCATAAGCCGACAGATTGTAGACTACCTTCTACAACTTAAGTATG ATATCCCATCATCGGAGCTGTACCACGTGTGCGGTCAGCTGGACTCGCTGACGGCGCGCAAGTCGGCAGGCTGTCGGCAAATGGAGGAGACGGCGCTGTCAGTGTTGCAGGCTTTCGACGAGTTGAGGAGAGACTTGCGCGCTCTGACTCAGCTGCCGCTGGACATTAGCGCTGTTTATG GTATATCCCCAGTGTTCAGCTATTGCGATCCCTTCCCAGCACTGGGCTTCAATCCGGACCGCAACCCGCGACGTCGCGCGAACGCGTCGCTTATAAAGGAAGCGCCCAACGCGCGACTACCCGAATACACGCCCGCTAACAAAGCTATTTTGGAACTGA GTTACAGCGGCAAATGGCCAGGCGATATCGAAGCGTTTCGCTGTCTCAAAGCAGCGTTCCACCTCCAAATAGCTGACCGACTGCACAAGCAGTACTCCCTCCCCACACACGCCTACGACAATCACGTGGACGTGCTCAAAAACGGCTTAGTCTTCCGCCTTCAAATCGCGCACCCTAAGGAGATCACACTCTTGCGGAGAGAGGTGGACAGAGGGGTGGTGAGGTTTACGGAAAGCGAGGAGAGTGTGAAGTTGGTGTGTGAGACTGTGTTGCTGCCGAGACTTAGGGGCGCGTTGCATGG TTTGCATCAAAAGCACCCCGCATTTGGTCCGACCGTCTGTTTATTCACGCGCTGGTTGTCCTGCTACCTACTGAGTGACCACTGGCCACCGTGTGTGTCGGAGTTGCTAGTCAGTGCGGTGTTCACTCTCCACGCGCCGCTGCTGCCGCCCACGTGCCCAACAGTGGGCTTCTATCGAGTGCTGAAGCTCCTGGTGTCCACGGACTGGAGCAGTCAGATGATCGTGCTAGACTTCAATGATGACATGTCAC GTGAAGAAATAACAGAGTTGGAGCGCAAATTCAACACGCGTGAGACTCAGACCCCCTACATGTATATCGTGACGGCATACGACGGGGACCTCCCATCCGTGTGGAGCAGGGGTTCGCCCGCCAAGCCGGTGGTGGTGCGCACGCAGCTCATCGCTAAATCCACGCTAACTTATGTGGAAAAGGCTTTGCTGGTTGATATGGAGGAAAGCATTTTG CCGGCCTTCATCCCGTCCCTATCAGGATATGACGTACTGATCTACCTCGAGAGAAACCTAGTGCCTTACTCCAGCGAGAGGCTGGACGTGGCGCCTCGATCACTGCCTGTGGCCACCTTGGCCGAAGACGTCATACCCGTAGTCGAGTTCCATCCGGTTGACAGATACTTGGAGGAATTGAAG AGCGCGTACGGCGACTTCGCAGTATTTTTCCACGACCGTTATGGAGGCGACGTCATCGCGGTGCTATGGAAACCGGATATCCAGGAACTTAGAGATTTACAG ATTTCAAACGCCAATGCACTAAAACCAGTATCGGTAAATGGTGAGACGAAATACAAAGTAAACACGGAAGCGATTGTGGAAGACTTCCGGATATTGGGGGCGGGGCTTGTGCGGGAACTTGTTGTTAATACTAAGTGA